In Hermetia illucens chromosome 5, iHerIll2.2.curated.20191125, whole genome shotgun sequence, a single window of DNA contains:
- the LOC119657161 gene encoding ras-related C3 botulinum toxin substrate 1 — protein sequence MSSGRPIKCVVVGDGTVGKTCMLISYTTDSFPGEYVPTVFDNYSAPMAVDGIQVSLGLWDTAGQEDYDRLRPLSYPQTDVFLICFSVASPSSFENVTSKWYPEIKHHCPDAPIILVGTKIDLRDDRETLSALAEQGLSPLKREQGQKLANKIRAVKYMECSALTQRGLKQVFDEAVRAVLRPEPQKRRQRKCVVM from the exons ATGTCCTCAGGTCGCCCAATCAAATGTGTTGTTGTCGGAGATGGAACAGTTGGTAAAACATGTATGTTGATCTCATATACGACGGACAGTTTCCCAGGAGAATATGTTCCAACTGT TTTCGATAACTATTCAGCGCCAATGGCAGTTGATGGTATACAAGTGTCGTTAGGACTATGGGACACAGCCGGACAGGAAGATTATGATCGATTACGACCACTATCGTATCCACAAACTGATGTGTTCTTAATATGCTTTAGTGTTGCAAGTCCGTCTTCCTTTGAAAATGTCACATCGAAATGGTATCCAGAGATTAAACACCACTGCCCAGATGCCCCGATTATCTTAGTGG GTACAAAAATAGATTTACGCGACGACAGAGAAACTTTGAGTGCTCTTGCTGAACAAGGATTATCGCCGCTAAAACGGGAACAAGGTCAAAAGCTGGCCAATAAAATTAGAGCAGTGAAGTACATGGAATGTTCGGCGTTAACACAACGTGGCTTGAAACAG gTTTTCGACGAGGCTGTTAGAGCTGTACTAAGGCCTGAACCGCAGAAACGTCGCCAAAGGAAATGCGTAGTAATGTAA
- the LOC119657396 gene encoding uncharacterized protein LOC119657396, whose translation MSLPTNQNLVLAALNRAEIIKHCKSQDLLRKTPHNVTEEKLKEAAGIAKHLAQSSKSKTELQIKVERQRKMLQELLLQFRNAGSTASGGEKEGLANALRLIEKINYMRKLTLVMLTNNNVVSSEQVLAVTRDLMEDKTLQNYPRK comes from the exons ATGTCGCTACCGACAAATCAGAATTTAGTTCTAGCCGCGCTGAATCGAGCGGAGATAATAAAGCACTGCAAATCTCAGGACTTGCTGAGAAAAACTCCCCACAATGTGACGGAAGA gaAGCTGAAAGAGGCGGCTGGCATCGCGAAACATCTCGCACAAAGCAGTAAATCGAAAACTGAGCTTCAAATAAAAGTGGAAAGACAACGTAAGATGTTACAAGAGTTGTTGCTGCAGTTCAGAAACGCGGGTTCCACCGCTTCAGGCGGCGAGAAAGAAGGTTTAGCAAATGCGTTACGATTGATAGAGAAAATTAATTATATGAGAAAATTGACCCTCGTGATGCTAACTAATAACAATGTAGTCAGttctgaacaggtactggctgTGACGCGAGACTTGATGGAGGACAAAACATTGCAAAACTACCCGCGGAAATGA